From Pseudomonas sp. G2-4:
GTCGAACGGCCCCATGGCCCAGGCGTTACTGCAGACAGCCGCCGTCAATGCGGCAAGCCAATAAAAACGCTTCATACCAGCAGACATCCTTATTCTTCGGTCAACGCGGAGCCGGCTCGGTCGAGCAGCGGTTTGAACAGGTAGTTGAGGAGCGAGCGCTCGCCGGTACGCACAAACATCTCCGCGGGCATGCCAGGCTTGAGCACCAGGCCGTTGAGCTTTTCCATCGCCACATCGCTGACACTGCTACGCAGGACGTAATACGGGGTGCCAGTCTTCTCATCGAGCATTTGGTCGGCGGAAATCAGGCTGACCTCCCCCGATACCCTGGGCGTTCGGTTCTGGTTGAAGGCGGTGAACAGGATGTCCACGGGCAAATGACTGCCGACCTTGTCGATCAGGTGCACCGGCAGATGCCCTTCCACTTCCAGGCGCGTGCCTTGGGGCACGATTTCCAGCAAGGTATCGCCCTGGCGCACCACCGCGCCTTCGGTGTGCACCCCCAGGTTGACAGCGATGCCGTCGGCGGTGGCGAGGATTTCGCTGTGTTGCAGCTCGAACCCGGCGGATTTCAGCTGCTGTTGCAGGGTCTCGCCCTTGAGCTGGGCGTCGGCCAACTGGCTGCGCACTTCTTTCTGATACTCCTCGTTGTGCTGTTGCAGCTTCAGGCGAGACTCAACGATGCCCTGCTCCACCCGGCCGCTTTCGCCGCTGTTCTGCGCCAGTTCCTGCTGCACTTGCGAGAGCTGGCGTTGATAGTCCAGCAGGCGATTGCGCGGGATGTAACCGTTGTCCGCCAAGGGTTGCAGATTGCTCAGTTGCAGGCGCAGGGATTCGGCCTGGGCATTCAGATCGCTGCGGGCCCGGCGCATGCCCGCCAGTTGGGCCGTGGCGCCTTCGATATTGGCGCGTAACGCCGCCTGCTCCCGGGCAAACGCATCGCGGCGGCTGCTAAACAGTTGCCGCTGGCCTTCGAGCACCAACGCCAACTGCGGATCGGGGTCGTGGCTCAGTTGCGCCGGGAAACTCACCTGCCCCAGGTTATCCCGCTCGCTTTGCCAGCGCGCCAGGCTGGCCCAGGCCATCCGGTACTGGGCTTGCAGCGATTGCACGTCGGCGGCGGCCTGGGTCTGGTCCAGACGAAACAACGGTTGGCCCTGCTTCACCACCTCGCCTTCACGCACCAGGATTCGGCTGACCACGCCGCTGCTCATGGATTGCACGGCTTTGCGCTTGCCCGAAACCACGACGGTGCCCTGCACCGGGATACCTTGGTCCAACGGTGCCAGGCTGGCCCAGGTGAAAAAGCTCCCCGCGCCAAGGATCGCCAGGGCCCAGCCCAGGCGAGTGAAGAAACGGGCGCTGTATTCAGGGCGTTCGGGTACTTGGATGTGTCCGGGGTTCATGTCGCGATCCTTGCTCATGCGCCGCTGGGCTTGTTGGTGGCCTGGTACTGGCGGCTCATGCTCAGTCCGTTGGGTGTCGGTTGGGGGCTGTTGCGCTGTGAATCCCGTTGGGATTCCGGCTGGCCGGACAGCGCCCGCAGCACCTCCTGGCTCGGGCCGAAGGCCTGTAGCCGGCCTTCATTGAGCACCAGCAACTTGTCGGCCTGGGCCAATGCCGAGGACCGATGGGTCACCAGCACGACGCTGGTGCCCTGGGCTTTCATCTGCGCGATGGCGCTGGCCAGGGCCGCCTCGCCCACCGTGTCCAGGTTGGAATTGGGCTCGTCGAGCACCACCAGGCATGGCCGGTCATACATTGCCCGGGCCAATGCCACCCGCTGCTTCTGCCCGCCCGATAACCCACTGCCGTCCTCCCCCAGTACCATGTCGTAGCCTTGGGGCATGCGCAGGATCAGCTCATGCACACCGGCCTGTTGCGCGGCCGCGACGACTTTGAGCGGGTCGGCTTCGCTGAATCTTGCGATGTTCTCGGCAATGCTGCCGCTGAACAGCTCGATGTCCTGGGGCAGATAGCCGATGTGCGGGCCAAGCTGATCACGCTTCCAGCGGTGGATGTCAGCCCCGTCAAGCCGCACGGTGCCGCCAAGGGCCGGCCACACGCCCACCATCACCCGGGCCAGGGTGGATTTACCGGAACCCGAAGCCCCCAGCACCCCGAGCACTTCTCCGGCGGCGAGGCTGAAGCCGAGTTGGTGCAACGTTGCGTTGCGTTGCCCCGGTGGCCCCGCGCTCACCTGCTCGAAGCTTACCTGGCCCTTGGGTGGCGGCAACGTCATAGCGTCGTCCTGCGGTGGGTAAGCCTGCAACAGTGCATCGAGACGGCGATACGCCAGCTTGGCCCCACTCCACTGCTTCCACACGGCAATCAACTGGTCGATGGGACTCAGCACCCGGCCCATCAGGATTGAGCCGGCGATCATCATCCCGGCGGTCATGTCGCCCTTGATCACCAACAGCGCGCCCAAGCCCAACACCAGCGATTGCAGGCACAGGCGCAGGGTCTTGCTCAAGGAGCTGATCACCGCGCCGGTGTCGCTGGCCTGGTTCTGCAGGCCGAGAAACCGCGAATGTACGGCAAACCAGCGGTTGCGCAGCGCATTGAGCATGCCCATGGCCTGGATGGTCTCGGCGTTGTGCAAATGGCTGGTGGCCAGCTGGCTGGACTGTTGCGAGTAAACGCTGGCCTGTCCCAACGGTTTTTTGGTCATGGCTTCGTTCAGGCAGGCCAGGCCAATCAGCAGCAGTGTGCCGACAGTGGCGAACACCCCGAGCCAGACGTTGAACAGGTAGATCACCAGCAGGTAGATCGGGAACCACGGCGCGTCGAAGAAGGCGAACAACGCCGGGCCAGTGACGAATTGACGGACATGGGTGAGGTCGCCCAGGGATTGCCCGGCGTTGCCCTCGCCCTGGAGCAGATTGCGCTCGAACGCTGCCTTGTACACCTGGAGATTGAAACGTCTCTCCAATTGGCTGCCGATGCGGATGACGATGAAGCTGCGCACCATTTCCAGCAACCCGATGAACACAAAGAACCCGACCACCATCAACGACAACATCGCCAGGGTGGTTTCGTTTTGCGATGAAAGTCCCCGATCATACACCTGCAGCATATAAATCGAAGGCGCCAGCATCAGGACATTAATCAGTGCCGTAAAACAACCGACGCTGATCAGAATATTTTTATAATCACCCAGCGCCTTAAAGAGTGGCACTGCGACACTGTTCCTTGCCCTATTCATGAATCTTCCTTGCTGTAGGCTTAGCCAGATACCCCAGAGGGGTTCAACTTACCCATCTTTAATAGTTGAATCGGCCCCCGTCGAAACACGTGCCTGCTTAACAAACATGGGGTGATCAATCAGTACACTTTTCAGTGTTGTACTCGTTCGTTAGCGAGTGTCCTGGCTATTACTGCGCTCCAGCGTAAGTGTCAGGCCCGATTTTAAAGTGACTTGATAGTGCTGCTCTTGCCGCAGCCCGAGATGAACCCTGGAGTTCTGCTTGCCAATCAATGAAAGACCATCGGGTTCGGTGAACCAATGGACCGGCTCATCCCCCAACCAATGGCCCAGACAAGCGGTTTGCCCCCCCAGGGTCAGGTCCGCCCTGAGTTCGACCAGGCACGTATTGGACGGTTTATCCTGCAACACCTGGGTTTGCGCATTTTCCTGCGGCCCCGACAAAACGGCCAGCCACTGACCGGCCAACTGCGAGGGTTCTGCTAACAACAGGCTGCGCGCCATGGCGACTTCTCCACAAAACATCATCAACGTAGCGCTTAACCAGGCGATTGCCCGGACACTACTGGGTGTAGATTCTCTGCGCACTGCTCTAATCCTGGCTGGGGATCCCGCAGGAGCAGCCGCTCCCACGGGATCGGATGATCAGGCCACGATGTCCGAGACGGCTGCCTGGCCGACGGTGCTGACCAGGAAGTCAGCCACGCCATGCCCGGAGAAGTCCACCGACAGCAGACTGTTGCCACCCGAACTCGACAGCACCGCGTCACCTGCCGCCCCCGTGAAGGCATTCACGAAATGCAGGCCCGCGCCCTTGGTGATGCCGGTCAGGTCGATCTTGTCAAAACCACTGACGAAATCGAGGATCTGGTCCGCTGCCCCCGGCCGCGAGTCGGTACTGGCGGCGAACACGAAGGTGTCCGAACCAGAACCGCCCCACAGTTTGTCCGCCCCGCCGGCCCCCCAGAGGATATCGTTGCCGGCACCGCCCTTGAGTTCGTTGGTCACCGAGTTGCCGATCAGCAGGTCGCTGCCCGAGCCACCCGTGGCATTCTCGATAACTGCGCCCTTGGCGATGGAAACGTTACCCACCATGCCGCCAACGTCGGAGAACGAGGCATCATTGAGGTTGATTTTCTGGTTTTGGGTAAAACCGGAGAAATCCAGGGTGTCGCGTCCGCCCGCGTCCCATACCGAGAACACCACTTTGTCCGAGGACGAGGAAGCACTGAGGAAATCGCGACCAGTGTTGGAATTGAAACCGTAGGTGGAGTCCCCGGTCCGGGTGTTGGTGTTGGCGCCGTAGAGTTTCTGGATGGCCGCGATGTCATCCATCAACGGACCCGACGCATAGGCCTCGACGCCGCCCTTGCTGAAATTCTGGTCGGTATTGCTTTCACTCCAGTAGCTCATGAGGCTGTAGCCACGGGTGTCCTGGCCGTAAGTGGCGTCATCGTAGGTCGGGCTGCCTTCACCGGCGTTGTAGTCGCCAGGATGCGCCAGGCCCAGGGTGTGGCCAATTTCGTGGGTCAGGGTCTGGCGGCCGTAGTTGTTCAGGTCCGGGTTCTTGTTCTGGGTATAACTGCTGTTGATCAGGTACCAGGACGTCCCGTCATAACCGGCGCCAGTCCCCGGCAGATAGGCGAACGCCGCCGCGCCATCCTGGCCGCCGCTATAGTTGCCGAAGGTCATGTGGCCGTCGCCACCGCTGCCCCTCTCAGTAAAGGTTACGTTGGCCACGTCCGCCCAGGATTGCATGGCCAGGAACGCCTGACCTTTTTGCTGGGCGCTGAACTGGCTGAAACCGCTGATCCCGTGCTTGTTCATGGTGCTCGAGGAGGCGGACGTCAGGAAGGTGTAGGTCAGCTCTATCTTGCCGCTGCCATCCCGGTCCTGATACGCCGCGCCGTCGCGCAGCAATTGTGTGGCCGCCTCGTCGACGGAGTACGACGGTTTGCCGTTGACGGTCAGGTTGCCGCCGCGGTCGTACTGGTGGCTGAAATTATTGATCTGGTTGAATGCACTACTGGAGGCTGCCAAGGGTTGCGGCGCCCAGAGCAGTTGTTCGGAAGAATCGATAACGTTGGTTTTGACTTTCGACATAAACACACTTCCTTGTTTGTAATGGAACCGTTTTTTGTCAGACAGACAATCTCTGGCGAGATCGTCCTATCACTCGCCCAATGAGGACGTAAGAAAGCTGACACAATTCGAAATCAATCGTCCAGCCATTTTTTTATTCAATTGCACGGACAAGCCTTCAACGCCCACAAACAATAGGCCTTGCGCCCCCAGCTAATACCCGCTTACAGCGAAAACTTTAAGATTGTCGGACAAAACTCTATTTAAATATTAAATATCGATAAACACTCAACTGTGAAGCACAGCGCAGTTTTGCCAACTAAGTGCCAGCGAAACGCTATTAATCAATATCTACTAAATCCCGGCGGTTTTGCGCCCACACACCTCTCGCAGGCAGCCTCGCAACCAACGATGCGCAGGATCGGCATCCATCCGGGGATGCCAGAGCATGGCGATTGTGAAGGCAGGCACTTCGAACGGCAGTGCAAAACTGTGCATGCCGACGCGCAGGCTGGCGGTGTAGCGTTCGGGAACGCTGGCGATCAAGTCGCTGGACCGGGCAAGCCCCAGCGCCGTGGAGAAGCCCGGGACGGTGATCGCAATGTCCCGCGTCAGGTTCAACGGCGCCAGGACCTGATCGATCGGGCCATGATCGAGGCCTCGCAACGAAATACCGATGTGCCCGCCCGCTGCGTAATCAGCGGCAGTAACCGCTACCTGGCTCAGCGGATGCCCCGAGCGGACCACACCGATAAAACGGTCGCCAAACAGCGCCTGGGTACGTAGCTCCGGACGGGTGTCCTTGTCCACGACGGCGGTTTCCAGGTCCACGGTGCCCTCGCGCAGGGCCGTGCTGTCCTTGTCGGCCTTGTCCACAAAACGCAGCCGGACGTAGGGGGCTTGCGCGCCGATGCGGGCAATCAGGTCACCCGCGAAGTTTTCCACGAAACCTTCCCGTGTACGCAGGGTGAAGGTGCGGCTCAACCGTCCAAGATCCGGGGCTTGCACCGGTCGCAGTGCCGCCTGGGCATCCTGCACCAGTTGGCTGACCTGCTCGCGCAATTCCAGCGCACGGGGCGTGGGCACCAGGCCGCGCCCGGCCCGCACCAACAGCGGATCGCCGGTGGTCTCACGCAACCGCGCCAGCGCCCGGCTCATGGCCGACGGGCTGAGCTGCAGCCGTCGAGCGGCCCGGGCCACGCTGCCTTCAGCCAGCAGAACATCGAGGGTGACAAGCAGATTGAGGTCAGGTGTGGACATGGCCGAGCCCTTGCGCGAATAGATGGCGTTATATGCAGCTGTAACGTGCAAATGGTGCGTCTTCCGCCATGTTATGCCCAGGCGTAACGTTCGGGTAGCACCAATTCGGGCGCCACAGAGAAAGAGGACATGATGAAGCCAGTCAATACGCAACACCCCCTGCCGACAGCAACGGGCGCGCAACCGGTCTTTTCAGCGCGCTGGGCGTTAGCCAGCCTTGCGCTCTCGACGCTGCTGGCCTCCCTGGGTGCCAGTGTCGCCACGGTGGGTTTGCCGACGCTGGCGCAGGCGTTCAACGCGCCTTTCCAGCAGGTCCAATGGGTGGTGCTGGCCTATTTGCTGGCCATTACCACGCTGATTGTCAGCGTTGGGCGACTGGGGGATATGATCGGACGTCGGCCGCTGTTACTGGCCGGGATCCTGTTGTTCACCCTCGCCTCGACCCTGTGTGGCCTGGCGCCCTCGCTGGGGTGGTTGATCGCGGGGCGAGCGCTGCAAGGCCTGGGAGCGGCCGTCATGATGACGCTGACCCTGGCCTTGGTCGGCGATACCGTCGGCAAGGAGGAGACTGGTAGCGCCATGGGCCTGCTGGCGACGTTGTCAGCGGTCGGCACGGCGCTGGGGCCCTCGTTCGGTGGCGTGCTGATCACTCAATTCGGCTGGCAAGCATTGTTCCTGGTCAACCTTCCCCTCGGGCTGCTGGCGTTTTTGCTCGCATGGCGTTCACTGCCTGCCCGGCAACCGCTGGCTACGGCGGAGAAAACGCGCTTCGATGTGACGGGCACCTTGCTGTTGGCGGCAACACTGGCGGCCTATGCCCTCGCCATGACCTCGGGACGCGGCCACTTCGGTGGGTCGAATATCGCGCTATTGCTTGCTGCGATCCTCGGCGGCGGACTGTTCATCCTGGCGCAGAGACGGGTTGCGTCGCCGCTGATCCCCTTGGTGTTGTTTCGAGACCGGTTACTGGTCTCGGGGCTGACCACCAGTGCCTTGGTTGCGGCGGTCATGATGGCGACATTGCTGGTCGGGCCCTTTTACCTGTCCATCGCCCTTGGGTTGCCCGCCGCGTTCGTCGGGCTGGTGCTGGCAGCCGGGCCGACCGTTGCCGCACTCGCCGGAATGCCGGCCGGGCGCCTGGCAGACCGGTTCGGCGTGCGCCCCATGCGGCTCGTCGGGCTGGTGATCATGGTCCTCGGCTGCCTTTTGCTGTCGCTGATGTCACCGGCCCTTGGCATAGGCGGCTATGTCGCCGCGATCGTGGTAACCACCCTTGGCTATGCGCTGTTCCAAACGGCCAATAACACGGCGGTGATGGCGGACGTTCCCACCCACAGGCGCGGCGTTATCGCCGGGCTGCTCAATCTGTCGCGCAACCTGGGTTTCTTTACCGGGGCCTCGGTGCTCGGCGCGATATTTGCGCTGGCATTACCGACGAATGGCATCACTTCTGCCACCCCGGAAGCCGTCGCAAACGGCTTGCAAATTACCTTCGCCACGGCTTTGGGGCTGATGGTCCTGGCGGGCGTAGTCGCCTTTAAATGTCGCGAGCCAGAGCCTTCGACTGAGTCCAAGGACACACCCTGCGCAGGATGATGGCATTGTGAATATTCTTGGTTAGGTCCTGATGCAGATCAAAAAAACTGAACCAATCGCAAAACGGACTGAAAAAAGCCACATGCCTTTCATTTTCAGGTGCTATTTTTAGTTCTCACTGGTAGAGCCATGACGGCTCTTCCTTCCTGACATGAGCTAATGGAAGCGCTCGATTGAAGAAGGCGGGCAATACATGAATAAAGGATCTTTCAGCAAGGTTACGTTCCCCAATGCCTGCCAGTTGATGCGCTGGCATTTCCATCCTATGGGATTTGAAGCCAGTATGGACGCACCGGGGAGTATGGTTGCCCGGCTGTTTGACCGTGCCAGCGGCGAGACCATGATCGCTATTGCGGGCATCCCCTGCGCGACCGTGATGAACGCCCCGGATGTGGAGCGAATAATCGAGGCGGTGGAGGCCGAGTTGGAAGCTTTCGTGCCACCGGTTGGCTTGCGGCGATTTGCTTCCTGATAGGAAGACGCACACGGCCAGTGCAATGGTGTTCGCTTGAGAAAAACGGTGTTTCCTTTGAAGGGGAAGCGCCGTTTTTTTTTGGGTGGGGTTTCATAGGTTGTGTGTATATCCGTTGCTGCGGTAACGGCTGCTGGCGGTTCCGCTCTTACAGCGGCTCACTTTTGAGAAGCGCAAAAGTAAGCAAAACGCTTTATGCCCCACCACTCGGCACCTCGCTAGGGCTCGGCGTGCCCTCACTCCGGCATTGCTCCGTGGGCCGCCGCGAAGGACCATCCATGGTCCAGCGCGGCTACCTCGGCATCCATGCCGAGGTGCCCACTGCGCAATACCTACGTTCGGCCATCGTGGTTAACGGGGCGCCGAGATCAACGTCCGCCGCGAGGCGGCCTGAGAGCCGACCTGGTTCTCTCGGTCGTACTCCGCTCCAACTGTGGGAGCGAGCCTACTCGCGAAGGCGGCTTTATAGTCGACCTAGCTCTCCCGTCTGTACTCCGCTCCAACTGTGGGAGCGAACCTACTCGCGAAGGCGGCTTTATAGTCGACCTAGCTCGCCTGTCTGTACTCCGCTCCAATTGTGGGAGCGAGCTCGCGATGACGACAGTAAATCCAATCTCTATCTATCTGAACCAACGCCTTCGCGAGCAGGCTCGCTCCCACAGGGGAAATGCGATCACCCTGAATCAGGCCGGCTCTCAGGCCGCCTCGCTTTTGATTTTGATCCGGGGCGCCCCGTTAAACCACGCTGGCCGAACGCAGGCATTGCGCAGTGGGCATCCCGGCATGGATGCCGGGATAGCCGCGCTGGACCATGGATGGTCCTTCGCGGCGGGCCCACGGAGCAATGCCGGAGTGAGGGCATGCCGAGCCTAGGCGAGGCACCGAGTGGTGGGGCAAAAGCGTTTTGCTTACTTTTGCGCTTCTCAAAAGTGAGCCGCCGTAAGGGCGGAACCCTAAGTCGCCGTTACCGCAGCAACGGATATACACACAAACCAAGCCCCCCGCCAAGGCCTCAATCAACCACGAACCCGCCGATGGTCGGCGAAGAACGGTTTCCCCGCCCCGATACGATCCGAGGCCTTCGGCACATTGGCAGCCTGCCCATCCTGCCCGTCAACGTACCAGTAGCAATGTTGCACAGCACGGGTAATACCCACGTAGGCCAAACGC
This genomic window contains:
- a CDS encoding HlyD family type I secretion periplasmic adaptor subunit; its protein translation is MSKDRDMNPGHIQVPERPEYSARFFTRLGWALAILGAGSFFTWASLAPLDQGIPVQGTVVVSGKRKAVQSMSSGVVSRILVREGEVVKQGQPLFRLDQTQAAADVQSLQAQYRMAWASLARWQSERDNLGQVSFPAQLSHDPDPQLALVLEGQRQLFSSRRDAFAREQAALRANIEGATAQLAGMRRARSDLNAQAESLRLQLSNLQPLADNGYIPRNRLLDYQRQLSQVQQELAQNSGESGRVEQGIVESRLKLQQHNEEYQKEVRSQLADAQLKGETLQQQLKSAGFELQHSEILATADGIAVNLGVHTEGAVVRQGDTLLEIVPQGTRLEVEGHLPVHLIDKVGSHLPVDILFTAFNQNRTPRVSGEVSLISADQMLDEKTGTPYYVLRSSVSDVAMEKLNGLVLKPGMPAEMFVRTGERSLLNYLFKPLLDRAGSALTEE
- a CDS encoding type I secretion system permease/ATPase, with the protein product MNRARNSVAVPLFKALGDYKNILISVGCFTALINVLMLAPSIYMLQVYDRGLSSQNETTLAMLSLMVVGFFVFIGLLEMVRSFIVIRIGSQLERRFNLQVYKAAFERNLLQGEGNAGQSLGDLTHVRQFVTGPALFAFFDAPWFPIYLLVIYLFNVWLGVFATVGTLLLIGLACLNEAMTKKPLGQASVYSQQSSQLATSHLHNAETIQAMGMLNALRNRWFAVHSRFLGLQNQASDTGAVISSLSKTLRLCLQSLVLGLGALLVIKGDMTAGMMIAGSILMGRVLSPIDQLIAVWKQWSGAKLAYRRLDALLQAYPPQDDAMTLPPPKGQVSFEQVSAGPPGQRNATLHQLGFSLAAGEVLGVLGASGSGKSTLARVMVGVWPALGGTVRLDGADIHRWKRDQLGPHIGYLPQDIELFSGSIAENIARFSEADPLKVVAAAQQAGVHELILRMPQGYDMVLGEDGSGLSGGQKQRVALARAMYDRPCLVVLDEPNSNLDTVGEAALASAIAQMKAQGTSVVLVTHRSSALAQADKLLVLNEGRLQAFGPSQEVLRALSGQPESQRDSQRNSPQPTPNGLSMSRQYQATNKPSGA
- a CDS encoding AprI/Inh family metalloprotease inhibitor; its protein translation is MMFCGEVAMARSLLLAEPSQLAGQWLAVLSGPQENAQTQVLQDKPSNTCLVELRADLTLGGQTACLGHWLGDEPVHWFTEPDGLSLIGKQNSRVHLGLRQEQHYQVTLKSGLTLTLERSNSQDTR
- a CDS encoding serralysin family metalloprotease; this translates as MSKVKTNVIDSSEQLLWAPQPLAASSSAFNQINNFSHQYDRGGNLTVNGKPSYSVDEAATQLLRDGAAYQDRDGSGKIELTYTFLTSASSSTMNKHGISGFSQFSAQQKGQAFLAMQSWADVANVTFTERGSGGDGHMTFGNYSGGQDGAAAFAYLPGTGAGYDGTSWYLINSSYTQNKNPDLNNYGRQTLTHEIGHTLGLAHPGDYNAGEGSPTYDDATYGQDTRGYSLMSYWSESNTDQNFSKGGVEAYASGPLMDDIAAIQKLYGANTNTRTGDSTYGFNSNTGRDFLSASSSSDKVVFSVWDAGGRDTLDFSGFTQNQKINLNDASFSDVGGMVGNVSIAKGAVIENATGGSGSDLLIGNSVTNELKGGAGNDILWGAGGADKLWGGSGSDTFVFAASTDSRPGAADQILDFVSGFDKIDLTGITKGAGLHFVNAFTGAAGDAVLSSSGGNSLLSVDFSGHGVADFLVSTVGQAAVSDIVA
- a CDS encoding LysR family transcriptional regulator, with the protein product MSTPDLNLLVTLDVLLAEGSVARAARRLQLSPSAMSRALARLRETTGDPLLVRAGRGLVPTPRALELREQVSQLVQDAQAALRPVQAPDLGRLSRTFTLRTREGFVENFAGDLIARIGAQAPYVRLRFVDKADKDSTALREGTVDLETAVVDKDTRPELRTQALFGDRFIGVVRSGHPLSQVAVTAADYAAGGHIGISLRGLDHGPIDQVLAPLNLTRDIAITVPGFSTALGLARSSDLIASVPERYTASLRVGMHSFALPFEVPAFTIAMLWHPRMDADPAHRWLRGCLREVCGRKTAGI
- a CDS encoding MFS transporter, with product MKPVNTQHPLPTATGAQPVFSARWALASLALSTLLASLGASVATVGLPTLAQAFNAPFQQVQWVVLAYLLAITTLIVSVGRLGDMIGRRPLLLAGILLFTLASTLCGLAPSLGWLIAGRALQGLGAAVMMTLTLALVGDTVGKEETGSAMGLLATLSAVGTALGPSFGGVLITQFGWQALFLVNLPLGLLAFLLAWRSLPARQPLATAEKTRFDVTGTLLLAATLAAYALAMTSGRGHFGGSNIALLLAAILGGGLFILAQRRVASPLIPLVLFRDRLLVSGLTTSALVAAVMMATLLVGPFYLSIALGLPAAFVGLVLAAGPTVAALAGMPAGRLADRFGVRPMRLVGLVIMVLGCLLLSLMSPALGIGGYVAAIVVTTLGYALFQTANNTAVMADVPTHRRGVIAGLLNLSRNLGFFTGASVLGAIFALALPTNGITSATPEAVANGLQITFATALGLMVLAGVVAFKCREPEPSTESKDTPCAG
- a CDS encoding DUF1652 domain-containing protein, which encodes MNKGSFSKVTFPNACQLMRWHFHPMGFEASMDAPGSMVARLFDRASGETMIAIAGIPCATVMNAPDVERIIEAVEAELEAFVPPVGLRRFAS